In a single window of the Etheostoma spectabile isolate EspeVRDwgs_2016 chromosome 3, UIUC_Espe_1.0, whole genome shotgun sequence genome:
- the mmp20b gene encoding matrix metalloproteinase-20, whose translation MHVMQLSCCVLVLLMPGPCLTAPTILPESESSPSTEAQVDLKLATEYLQQYYNLQKDPMMRIKWSSPSFTSKVKDMQIFFGLNATGMLDSVTLEMMRSARCGVPDVEDYSHIQRTRWNKNVITYSIGRYTRDLPRNTVDALIESAFSVWARASSLTFVRSHTLNADIMVEFVTNEHGDFYPFDGPRGTLAHAFGPGQGIGGDTHFDDDEHWTAGGTGFNLFVVAAHEFGHALGLKHSRNRESLMYPTYISFSSANLLSMEDVANINALYSPVRGPNFFSRFSWSSQNNPWLQDKCASDLTFDAVSTLGDATFFFKERYLWIKHNEQYDIKEGPITNFMPKIETSIDAAFWVPRRSTAYIIHESKFWTVKGSVVKGKPRLLSHFGFPAWVQDVDAAVHIVKTGRTLFFMHDAYWSYNENRRVMDFGYPKYISEDFPGVNTTINAAVHKEGFIYFFVGQQVYKYDYTQKNVVGVEKANSWLGC comes from the exons ATGCATGTCATGCAGCTCTCTTGCTGTGTCTTGGTCTTACTGATGCCTGGTCCGTGTCTTACTGCGCCCACAATTTTGCCGGAGAGCGAGAGCTCTCCTTCTACAGAAGCACAGGTTGACTTGAAGCTGGCCACA GAATACCTCCAGCAATACTACAACCTCCAAAAGGACCCTATGATGCGCATAAAGTGGAGCAGCCCTTCCTTTACCTCCAAGGTGAAAGATATGCAGATATTCTTTGGGCTCAATGCAACAGGTATGCTGGACTCAGTCACCCTGGAGATGATGAGGAGCGCCCGATGTGGCGTGCCAGATGTGGAGGACTACAGCCACATCCAGCGGACACGATGGAACAAGAATGTCATCACCTACAG CATTGGCAGGTACACCAGAGATTTGCCTCGCAACACTGTGGACGCTCTGATTGAGTCAGCGTTCAGCGTTTGGGCCAGAGCCAGCAGTCTGACGTTTGTCAGGTCACACACCCTCAACGCTGACATCATGGTGGAGTTTGTGACCAACG AACATGGTGACTTTTATCCATTTGATGGACCCAGAGGCACACTGGCTCATGCTTTCGGTCCAGGGCAGGGCATTGGAGGGGACACGCACTTTGATGACGATGAAcactggacagcaggagggacAG GTTTCAATCTGTTTGTTGTAGCTGCACATGAATTTGGCCATGCTTTGGGCCTTAAACACTCCAGGAACCGAGAGTCACTGATGTACCCAACCTACATATCCTTCAGTTCAGCCAACCTGTTATCCATGGAAGATGTAGCAAACATCAATGCCCTTTACA GTCCTGTCAGAGGTCCAAATTTCTTTTCAAGGTTCAGCTGGAGCTCTCAGAACAACCCCTGGTTGCAGGACAAATGTGCTTCAGACCTGACCTTTGATGCTGTGTCCACCCTTGGGGatgcaacgtttttttttaaagaaag ATACCTCTGGATTAAACATAATGAGCAATATGACATCAAAGAAGGTCCCATAACCAACTTTATGCCCAAGATTGAGACCAGCATTGATGCGGCCTTCTGGGTGCCTCGCAGATCCACTGCTTATATCATTCATG AATCTAAGTTCTGGACAGTGAAAGGCTCTGTTGTGAAGGGAAAGCCTCGACTACTCAGCCACTTTGGATTTCCAGCCTGGGTCCAGGACGTTGATGCGGCAGTGCACATAGTGAAAACAGGACGCACCCTTTTCTTTATGCATGACGCTTACTGGAG TTACAATGAAAACCGAAGGGTTATGGATTTTGGTTACCCAAAGTACATCAGCGAAGACTTTCCTGGAGTCAACACAACAATAAATGCAGCTGTTCATAAAGAGG gtttcATCTACTTCTTTGTCGGACAACAAGTCTACAAATACGACTACACCCAGAAAAATGTTGTTGGAGTTGAGAAAGCTAATTCCTGGCTTGGATGTTGA
- the tbrg1 gene encoding transforming growth factor beta regulator 1 isoform X4 codes for MHIKEIKQRIIDRGLVQSNAKSSLEAVMYRETQKGSRRFKRIENRNGVFALLTDEERQQALQAFTAQSFLGSPQQNTISNSGSVASVPTFPSPTSSSEHRTKMKRGSRKKQNEKYRLKYLRLRKAASAMIFENAALCDEVAHLEEKFLRAKEERRFLLKSMLQYQSLSEGDVLPTPSSSSHPPVPPAALTSGPAGASGLSGGLNLASVVTTGEEGLLKKPKKERKERGRENGKEELPKKMSKKRKLADGSRKLVQPIPLDSSGRPVFPIVLGGLTVYSLGEIITDRMLFHDECAIYPVGFCSTRVFASMKHPDQQCLYTCQIKDMGAGPQFEIVPEEDPQNAIVASSALTCHSNLLKTIASVSSRSVVPIVPSGADFFGFSHATIQNLIQSCPGARKCSNYRWIRFDVCRPGDGQVPHSLSEDDASVNFEAYQRHQGYDENIKTEHITGQTPQSPSSSHQHHLTTLSLKPTTKYFSS; via the exons ATGCACATAAAGGAGATTAAACAGAGAATCATCGACAGGGGACTTGTTCAATCTAA TGCAAAATCAAGTCTGGAGGCTGTCATGTACAGAGAG ACACAAAAAGGCAGCAGGAGATTCAAGAGGATTGAGAACAGAAACGGAGTCTTTGCACTGCTG ACTGATGAGGAGAGGCAGCAGGCCCTGCAAGCTTTCACTGCCCAGTCATTCCTTGGCTCTCCGCAGCAGAACACCATCTCCAATTCTGGCTCAGTTGCCTCGGTGCCTACCTTCCCATCCCCCACCAGCTCCTCAGAGCATAGGACCAAGATGAAGAGAGGTTCACgaaaaaaacagaatgaaaagTACAGACTAAAGTACCTTAGACTGCGGAAAGCTGCCAGCGCCATGATATTT GAGAATGCAGCTCTCTGTGATGAAGTTGCCCACTTAGAAGAGAAATTTCTGAGAGCAAAGGAGGAGCGGAG gTTTTTACTGAAGTCAATGTTGCAGTACCAGTCTTTGTCAGAAGGGGACGTACTGCCAACACCCAGCTCAAGCTCCCATCCACCTGTGCCGCCTGCAGCCTTAACCTCAGGTCCTGCAGGGGCTTCAGGCCTGTCTGGGGGGCTTAACCTGGCATCAGTGGTGACAACAGGGGAAGAGGGACTTCTTAAAAAACccaagaaggaaaggaaagagcGAGGCAGGGAAAATGGAAAGGAGGAAC TTCCAAAGAAGATGTCTAAAAAGAGAAAGCTAGCAGATGGGTCTCGGAAACTGGTGCAGCCCATACCTTTGGACTCATCTGGCCGTCCGGTTTTTCCCATCGTACTAGGAGGTTTAACAGTCTACAGCCTGGGAGAG ATAATCACAGACAGAATGTTGTTCCATGATGAGTGTGCCATCTACCCGGTGGGCTTCTGCAGCACCCGAGTCTTTGCCAGCATGAAACACCCAGACCAGCAGTGCCTCTACACCTGCCAAATCAAGGATATGGGAGCAGGTCCAcag TTTGAGATTGTGCCTGAAGAAGATCCTCAGAATGCCATCGTGGCCTCCTCGGCGCTGACGTGCCACTCCAATCTACTAAAGACCATTGCATCTGTCAG TTCCAGGTCTGTGGTGCCCATCGTGCCATCAGGTGCTGACTTCTTTGGCTTCTCACACGCCACCATCCAGAATCTCATCCAGAGTTGTCCTGGAGCACGCAAATGCAGCAA CTACCGATGGATACGCTTTGACGTGTGTCGTCCTGGTGATGGCCAGGTTCCTCACAGCCTATCAGAGGACGATGCCTCAGTCAACTTTGAGGCTTACCAGAGACACCAAGGCTATGATGAGAACATCAAGACGGAGCACATAACAG GACAGACACCGCAGTCCCCTAGCTCCTCTCATCAGCACCACCTAACCACCCTCAGCCTGAAGCCCACAACCAAATATTTCAGCTCCTGA
- the tbrg1 gene encoding transforming growth factor beta regulator 1 isoform X3: MHVSPSLMDSLNTFESEMEADEQGNYSLFPALDSIASLSGTAETLESEPPSEIAEKPNLTWLDAAQIVLEESGRPMHIKEIKQRIIDRGLVQSNAKSSLEAVMYRETDEERQQALQAFTAQSFLGSPQQNTISNSGSVASVPTFPSPTSSSEHRTKMKRGSRKKQNEKYRLKYLRLRKAASAMIFENAALCDEVAHLEEKFLRAKEERRFLLKSMLQYQSLSEGDVLPTPSSSSHPPVPPAALTSGPAGASGLSGGLNLASVVTTGEEGLLKKPKKERKERGRENGKEELPKKMSKKRKLADGSRKLVQPIPLDSSGRPVFPIVLGGLTVYSLGEIITDRMLFHDECAIYPVGFCSTRVFASMKHPDQQCLYTCQIKDMGAGPQFEIVPEEDPQNAIVASSALTCHSNLLKTIASVSSRSVVPIVPSGADFFGFSHATIQNLIQSCPGARKCSNYRWIRFDVCRPGDGQVPHSLSEDDASVNFEAYQRHQGYDENIKTEHITGQTPQSPSSSHQHHLTTLSLKPTTKYFSS; the protein is encoded by the exons atgcatgt GTCCCCCTCTCTTATGGATTCACTCAACACTTTTGAATCTGAGATGGAGGCTGATGAACAGGGGAACTACTCTCTGTTTCCTGCTCTGGACAGTATTGCAAGTCTATCTGGGACCGCTGAGACCCTGGAGAG CGAACCACCCAGTGAAattgcagagaagccaaacctcACATGGCTCGATGCTGCACAG ATTGTCTTGGAAGAATCTGGACGTCCTATGCACATAAAGGAGATTAAACAGAGAATCATCGACAGGGGACTTGTTCAATCTAA TGCAAAATCAAGTCTGGAGGCTGTCATGTACAGAGAG ACTGATGAGGAGAGGCAGCAGGCCCTGCAAGCTTTCACTGCCCAGTCATTCCTTGGCTCTCCGCAGCAGAACACCATCTCCAATTCTGGCTCAGTTGCCTCGGTGCCTACCTTCCCATCCCCCACCAGCTCCTCAGAGCATAGGACCAAGATGAAGAGAGGTTCACgaaaaaaacagaatgaaaagTACAGACTAAAGTACCTTAGACTGCGGAAAGCTGCCAGCGCCATGATATTT GAGAATGCAGCTCTCTGTGATGAAGTTGCCCACTTAGAAGAGAAATTTCTGAGAGCAAAGGAGGAGCGGAG gTTTTTACTGAAGTCAATGTTGCAGTACCAGTCTTTGTCAGAAGGGGACGTACTGCCAACACCCAGCTCAAGCTCCCATCCACCTGTGCCGCCTGCAGCCTTAACCTCAGGTCCTGCAGGGGCTTCAGGCCTGTCTGGGGGGCTTAACCTGGCATCAGTGGTGACAACAGGGGAAGAGGGACTTCTTAAAAAACccaagaaggaaaggaaagagcGAGGCAGGGAAAATGGAAAGGAGGAAC TTCCAAAGAAGATGTCTAAAAAGAGAAAGCTAGCAGATGGGTCTCGGAAACTGGTGCAGCCCATACCTTTGGACTCATCTGGCCGTCCGGTTTTTCCCATCGTACTAGGAGGTTTAACAGTCTACAGCCTGGGAGAG ATAATCACAGACAGAATGTTGTTCCATGATGAGTGTGCCATCTACCCGGTGGGCTTCTGCAGCACCCGAGTCTTTGCCAGCATGAAACACCCAGACCAGCAGTGCCTCTACACCTGCCAAATCAAGGATATGGGAGCAGGTCCAcag TTTGAGATTGTGCCTGAAGAAGATCCTCAGAATGCCATCGTGGCCTCCTCGGCGCTGACGTGCCACTCCAATCTACTAAAGACCATTGCATCTGTCAG TTCCAGGTCTGTGGTGCCCATCGTGCCATCAGGTGCTGACTTCTTTGGCTTCTCACACGCCACCATCCAGAATCTCATCCAGAGTTGTCCTGGAGCACGCAAATGCAGCAA CTACCGATGGATACGCTTTGACGTGTGTCGTCCTGGTGATGGCCAGGTTCCTCACAGCCTATCAGAGGACGATGCCTCAGTCAACTTTGAGGCTTACCAGAGACACCAAGGCTATGATGAGAACATCAAGACGGAGCACATAACAG GACAGACACCGCAGTCCCCTAGCTCCTCTCATCAGCACCACCTAACCACCCTCAGCCTGAAGCCCACAACCAAATATTTCAGCTCCTGA
- the tbrg1 gene encoding transforming growth factor beta regulator 1 isoform X1, translated as MHVSPSLMDSLNTFESEMEADEQGNYSLFPALDSIASLSGTAETLESEPPSEIAEKPNLTWLDAAQIVLEESGRPMHIKEIKQRIIDRGLVQSNAKSSLEAVMYRETQKGSRRFKRIENRNGVFALLTDEERQQALQAFTAQSFLGSPQQNTISNSGSVASVPTFPSPTSSSEHRTKMKRGSRKKQNEKYRLKYLRLRKAASAMIFENAALCDEVAHLEEKFLRAKEERRFLLKSMLQYQSLSEGDVLPTPSSSSHPPVPPAALTSGPAGASGLSGGLNLASVVTTGEEGLLKKPKKERKERGRENGKEELPKKMSKKRKLADGSRKLVQPIPLDSSGRPVFPIVLGGLTVYSLGEIITDRMLFHDECAIYPVGFCSTRVFASMKHPDQQCLYTCQIKDMGAGPQFEIVPEEDPQNAIVASSALTCHSNLLKTIASVSSRSVVPIVPSGADFFGFSHATIQNLIQSCPGARKCSNYRWIRFDVCRPGDGQVPHSLSEDDASVNFEAYQRHQGYDENIKTEHITGQTPQSPSSSHQHHLTTLSLKPTTKYFSS; from the exons atgcatgt GTCCCCCTCTCTTATGGATTCACTCAACACTTTTGAATCTGAGATGGAGGCTGATGAACAGGGGAACTACTCTCTGTTTCCTGCTCTGGACAGTATTGCAAGTCTATCTGGGACCGCTGAGACCCTGGAGAG CGAACCACCCAGTGAAattgcagagaagccaaacctcACATGGCTCGATGCTGCACAG ATTGTCTTGGAAGAATCTGGACGTCCTATGCACATAAAGGAGATTAAACAGAGAATCATCGACAGGGGACTTGTTCAATCTAA TGCAAAATCAAGTCTGGAGGCTGTCATGTACAGAGAG ACACAAAAAGGCAGCAGGAGATTCAAGAGGATTGAGAACAGAAACGGAGTCTTTGCACTGCTG ACTGATGAGGAGAGGCAGCAGGCCCTGCAAGCTTTCACTGCCCAGTCATTCCTTGGCTCTCCGCAGCAGAACACCATCTCCAATTCTGGCTCAGTTGCCTCGGTGCCTACCTTCCCATCCCCCACCAGCTCCTCAGAGCATAGGACCAAGATGAAGAGAGGTTCACgaaaaaaacagaatgaaaagTACAGACTAAAGTACCTTAGACTGCGGAAAGCTGCCAGCGCCATGATATTT GAGAATGCAGCTCTCTGTGATGAAGTTGCCCACTTAGAAGAGAAATTTCTGAGAGCAAAGGAGGAGCGGAG gTTTTTACTGAAGTCAATGTTGCAGTACCAGTCTTTGTCAGAAGGGGACGTACTGCCAACACCCAGCTCAAGCTCCCATCCACCTGTGCCGCCTGCAGCCTTAACCTCAGGTCCTGCAGGGGCTTCAGGCCTGTCTGGGGGGCTTAACCTGGCATCAGTGGTGACAACAGGGGAAGAGGGACTTCTTAAAAAACccaagaaggaaaggaaagagcGAGGCAGGGAAAATGGAAAGGAGGAAC TTCCAAAGAAGATGTCTAAAAAGAGAAAGCTAGCAGATGGGTCTCGGAAACTGGTGCAGCCCATACCTTTGGACTCATCTGGCCGTCCGGTTTTTCCCATCGTACTAGGAGGTTTAACAGTCTACAGCCTGGGAGAG ATAATCACAGACAGAATGTTGTTCCATGATGAGTGTGCCATCTACCCGGTGGGCTTCTGCAGCACCCGAGTCTTTGCCAGCATGAAACACCCAGACCAGCAGTGCCTCTACACCTGCCAAATCAAGGATATGGGAGCAGGTCCAcag TTTGAGATTGTGCCTGAAGAAGATCCTCAGAATGCCATCGTGGCCTCCTCGGCGCTGACGTGCCACTCCAATCTACTAAAGACCATTGCATCTGTCAG TTCCAGGTCTGTGGTGCCCATCGTGCCATCAGGTGCTGACTTCTTTGGCTTCTCACACGCCACCATCCAGAATCTCATCCAGAGTTGTCCTGGAGCACGCAAATGCAGCAA CTACCGATGGATACGCTTTGACGTGTGTCGTCCTGGTGATGGCCAGGTTCCTCACAGCCTATCAGAGGACGATGCCTCAGTCAACTTTGAGGCTTACCAGAGACACCAAGGCTATGATGAGAACATCAAGACGGAGCACATAACAG GACAGACACCGCAGTCCCCTAGCTCCTCTCATCAGCACCACCTAACCACCCTCAGCCTGAAGCCCACAACCAAATATTTCAGCTCCTGA
- the tbrg1 gene encoding transforming growth factor beta regulator 1 isoform X2 — MDSLNTFESEMEADEQGNYSLFPALDSIASLSGTAETLESEPPSEIAEKPNLTWLDAAQIVLEESGRPMHIKEIKQRIIDRGLVQSNAKSSLEAVMYRETQKGSRRFKRIENRNGVFALLTDEERQQALQAFTAQSFLGSPQQNTISNSGSVASVPTFPSPTSSSEHRTKMKRGSRKKQNEKYRLKYLRLRKAASAMIFENAALCDEVAHLEEKFLRAKEERRFLLKSMLQYQSLSEGDVLPTPSSSSHPPVPPAALTSGPAGASGLSGGLNLASVVTTGEEGLLKKPKKERKERGRENGKEELPKKMSKKRKLADGSRKLVQPIPLDSSGRPVFPIVLGGLTVYSLGEIITDRMLFHDECAIYPVGFCSTRVFASMKHPDQQCLYTCQIKDMGAGPQFEIVPEEDPQNAIVASSALTCHSNLLKTIASVSSRSVVPIVPSGADFFGFSHATIQNLIQSCPGARKCSNYRWIRFDVCRPGDGQVPHSLSEDDASVNFEAYQRHQGYDENIKTEHITGQTPQSPSSSHQHHLTTLSLKPTTKYFSS, encoded by the exons ATGGATTCACTCAACACTTTTGAATCTGAGATGGAGGCTGATGAACAGGGGAACTACTCTCTGTTTCCTGCTCTGGACAGTATTGCAAGTCTATCTGGGACCGCTGAGACCCTGGAGAG CGAACCACCCAGTGAAattgcagagaagccaaacctcACATGGCTCGATGCTGCACAG ATTGTCTTGGAAGAATCTGGACGTCCTATGCACATAAAGGAGATTAAACAGAGAATCATCGACAGGGGACTTGTTCAATCTAA TGCAAAATCAAGTCTGGAGGCTGTCATGTACAGAGAG ACACAAAAAGGCAGCAGGAGATTCAAGAGGATTGAGAACAGAAACGGAGTCTTTGCACTGCTG ACTGATGAGGAGAGGCAGCAGGCCCTGCAAGCTTTCACTGCCCAGTCATTCCTTGGCTCTCCGCAGCAGAACACCATCTCCAATTCTGGCTCAGTTGCCTCGGTGCCTACCTTCCCATCCCCCACCAGCTCCTCAGAGCATAGGACCAAGATGAAGAGAGGTTCACgaaaaaaacagaatgaaaagTACAGACTAAAGTACCTTAGACTGCGGAAAGCTGCCAGCGCCATGATATTT GAGAATGCAGCTCTCTGTGATGAAGTTGCCCACTTAGAAGAGAAATTTCTGAGAGCAAAGGAGGAGCGGAG gTTTTTACTGAAGTCAATGTTGCAGTACCAGTCTTTGTCAGAAGGGGACGTACTGCCAACACCCAGCTCAAGCTCCCATCCACCTGTGCCGCCTGCAGCCTTAACCTCAGGTCCTGCAGGGGCTTCAGGCCTGTCTGGGGGGCTTAACCTGGCATCAGTGGTGACAACAGGGGAAGAGGGACTTCTTAAAAAACccaagaaggaaaggaaagagcGAGGCAGGGAAAATGGAAAGGAGGAAC TTCCAAAGAAGATGTCTAAAAAGAGAAAGCTAGCAGATGGGTCTCGGAAACTGGTGCAGCCCATACCTTTGGACTCATCTGGCCGTCCGGTTTTTCCCATCGTACTAGGAGGTTTAACAGTCTACAGCCTGGGAGAG ATAATCACAGACAGAATGTTGTTCCATGATGAGTGTGCCATCTACCCGGTGGGCTTCTGCAGCACCCGAGTCTTTGCCAGCATGAAACACCCAGACCAGCAGTGCCTCTACACCTGCCAAATCAAGGATATGGGAGCAGGTCCAcag TTTGAGATTGTGCCTGAAGAAGATCCTCAGAATGCCATCGTGGCCTCCTCGGCGCTGACGTGCCACTCCAATCTACTAAAGACCATTGCATCTGTCAG TTCCAGGTCTGTGGTGCCCATCGTGCCATCAGGTGCTGACTTCTTTGGCTTCTCACACGCCACCATCCAGAATCTCATCCAGAGTTGTCCTGGAGCACGCAAATGCAGCAA CTACCGATGGATACGCTTTGACGTGTGTCGTCCTGGTGATGGCCAGGTTCCTCACAGCCTATCAGAGGACGATGCCTCAGTCAACTTTGAGGCTTACCAGAGACACCAAGGCTATGATGAGAACATCAAGACGGAGCACATAACAG GACAGACACCGCAGTCCCCTAGCTCCTCTCATCAGCACCACCTAACCACCCTCAGCCTGAAGCCCACAACCAAATATTTCAGCTCCTGA